A stretch of Myroides oncorhynchi DNA encodes these proteins:
- the dusB gene encoding tRNA dihydrouridine synthase DusB gives MIKIGNIELPDHPLLLAPMEDVSDPPFRRLCKAHGADLMYSEFISSEGLIRDAMKSKMKLDIFDYERPVGIQIFGGDEDAMAESARIVETVQPDLVDINFGCPVKKVVSKGAGAGVLKDIDLMIRLTKAVVTSTHLPVTVKTRLGWDDESINIDEVAERLQDVGVQALTVHARTRAQMYKGHSDWTHIERIKNNPRIHIPIFGNGDIDNPQKALEYKETFGLDGMMIGRAAIGYPWIFNEIKHFFNTGEILPPPTIKDRLDAAKNHLIWSMEWKGERLGIVEMRRHYTNYFKGIRGFKPHRLQLVTTDDPIELLALFDRIAEEYKDYVIE, from the coding sequence ATGATTAAAATAGGCAATATAGAACTTCCTGATCATCCATTACTTTTAGCTCCGATGGAGGATGTGAGTGATCCACCGTTTCGCCGTTTGTGTAAAGCACATGGTGCAGACTTGATGTATTCTGAATTTATCTCTTCTGAGGGACTAATTAGAGATGCTATGAAGAGTAAAATGAAACTAGACATTTTCGACTATGAGCGCCCTGTTGGTATTCAGATATTCGGAGGTGATGAAGATGCTATGGCAGAGTCTGCAAGAATCGTAGAAACTGTACAGCCAGATCTAGTAGATATTAACTTCGGATGTCCTGTTAAGAAAGTTGTTTCTAAAGGTGCAGGTGCGGGAGTACTTAAAGATATTGATTTAATGATTCGCTTGACTAAAGCTGTAGTTACTAGTACTCACTTACCCGTGACTGTAAAGACACGTCTTGGTTGGGATGACGAGTCTATTAATATTGACGAAGTAGCAGAACGCCTACAAGATGTTGGCGTACAAGCTTTGACTGTACATGCACGTACTAGAGCACAGATGTATAAAGGTCACTCAGACTGGACACATATTGAACGAATCAAAAACAATCCACGCATACACATTCCGATTTTTGGTAACGGAGATATAGATAACCCACAGAAAGCTCTAGAATATAAAGAGACTTTCGGATTAGATGGAATGATGATAGGACGTGCAGCTATCGGATATCCTTGGATTTTTAACGAGATTAAACACTTCTTTAATACTGGTGAGATTTTACCCCCTCCTACTATTAAAGATAGACTAGATGCTGCCAAAAACCACTTAATTTGGTCTATGGAATGGAAAGGAGAGCGATTAGGTATCGTAGAAATGAGACGACACTATACAAATTACTTTAAGGGAATTCGCGGTTTTAAACCACATCGTTTACAACTAGTTACTACTGATGATCCAATAGAATTATTGGCACTATTTGATAGAATAGCGGAAGAATATAAAGACTACGTGATAGAATAA
- a CDS encoding Pycsar system effector family protein, which translates to MTILQKIEEHIFQIHKDTLSHQYTYHNFNHTLRVVNGLEEILTHITVTDHEADLLRYAAWFHDVGYINSWEGHEERGAQIAQTYLLDNGVAHDDVLTIMQLIRATKLDYIPENDLECIIKDADFAHFSDDNYVETSNLLKKEIEHLCDKTFTQLEWLEQNRDVMLYKHRYYTTYTQQKWQPTKQKNLLDVLAKIDKIQSNKKKKEKIDSNRTIDTLFRTTLRNHTSLSAIADRKANILLSVNAIIISICLSTLIPKLDSPSNAHLIIPTFVLLIFSVATIIFAIQSTRPKLTSGKYTKEQVQNKEVNLLFFGTFHQMPFEEYEETLGEIMKDKQYLHHALTKDLYSLGVVLNKKYKFLRITYTVFTVGILLSVLAFTLAFKGIGF; encoded by the coding sequence ATGACTATTCTACAAAAAATCGAAGAACATATCTTTCAGATACACAAAGATACATTATCACATCAATATACATACCACAACTTTAACCATACTCTACGCGTAGTAAATGGATTAGAGGAAATTTTAACACATATAACTGTTACAGACCACGAAGCTGATCTTTTACGTTATGCGGCGTGGTTTCACGATGTAGGATATATTAACTCTTGGGAGGGTCATGAAGAAAGAGGAGCACAAATTGCACAAACATACTTATTAGACAATGGTGTAGCGCACGATGATGTACTAACTATTATGCAATTAATCCGTGCAACCAAACTTGATTATATCCCTGAAAACGATTTAGAATGTATTATTAAAGATGCTGACTTCGCACATTTCTCAGATGACAATTATGTAGAGACAAGCAATCTATTAAAAAAAGAAATAGAACATTTATGTGATAAAACATTCACTCAATTAGAATGGTTGGAACAAAACAGAGATGTAATGCTCTATAAACACCGTTATTATACTACATATACACAGCAAAAATGGCAGCCAACTAAACAAAAAAACTTGTTAGATGTACTAGCAAAAATTGACAAAATACAATCAAATAAAAAGAAGAAAGAAAAGATTGACTCTAATAGAACTATAGATACTCTATTTAGAACTACATTAAGGAATCATACTTCTCTTAGTGCAATTGCTGATAGAAAGGCAAATATATTACTATCTGTTAATGCAATCATTATCTCAATATGTCTATCTACTCTTATTCCAAAGCTAGATAGCCCTAGTAATGCGCATCTAATAATACCTACGTTTGTCTTATTAATCTTCAGCGTAGCTACTATAATATTCGCTATACAATCTACACGTCCTAAACTAACTTCCGGTAAATACACCAAAGAACAAGTACAAAATAAGGAAGTGAATTTACTGTTTTTTGGAACATTCCATCAAATGCCTTTTGAAGAATACGAAGAGACATTAGGTGAAATCATGAAAGACAAACAATACCTACATCATGCACTGACTAAAGACTTATATAGTCTCGGAGTAGTACTAAACAAAAAATACAAGTTTTTGCGTATTACTTATACCGTATTCACTGTTGGTATTCTGTTATCTGTTCTTGCTTTCACACTAGCTTTTAAAGGTATTGGTTTTTAA